In Gemmobacter sp., the sequence TGCTCGCGGCTGACGCCGGGCGTTTCCTTCTTCGAAGCCGGATCGACCAGGTCGGCGGAATCGGTGGCGGCCAGGATCGCCTCGACATAGGGCACGGTGTAGTTGTTTGCGGCGATCATCAGCTCGGCCGCCTGAATCTGCCGCAGAGGCTTCATCTTGCGCAAAGCACGAAACCCACTACGACAAGATCGTGATGCAGGTTCCCAGCACTGCGGAATCGGAAACCTATGGCTGGATCGGCCAGTTCCCGCAATTGCGCGAATGGGTCGGACCACGTCACCTGAACAATTTGTCCGCCCACGGCTTCACCATCGTCAACCGCACCTTTGAATCCACGGTGGCGGTGAAGCGTACGAATATCGAGGATGATCGACTGGGCATCTTCAAGCCGATGTTCGCTGAAATGGGAACCTTTGCCCGACGCCACCCCGAAGAAATGGTGTCCAGCCTGCTGAAGCAGGGCTTTGCCACGCCGGGCTTCGACGGCGCGTCCTTCTTTGCGGCGGACCACATCGTGAAGGATGCCGATGGCGGCGAAGATGCAGTCAGCAATATCCAGACCGGCAGCGGCCCGGCCTGGTTTCTGCTGGATACTTCGCGCGCCATCCGGCCCATCATCTGGCAGGAGCGGTTCCCCTACGAGTTTCAGGAACTTACCCGCAGCGACGATCCGCATGTGTTCATGCATGATCAGTATGTCTACGGGGTCCGGGCGCGGGTCAACGCGGGATCTGGCCTGTGGCAACTGGCCTTCGGATCGAAAGCCACGCTGGACATGACGAACTATGCCGCAGCCCGTGCCGCGATGATGGACTTCCGCAGCGACGGCGGGCGTATCCTGGGCGTGAAGCCCACCGTGATGGTCGTGCCGCCGGAACTGGAAGGGGCCGCGTTGCAAATCCTCAATGCAACGCATTCGGCGAATGGCGAATCGAACGTCTGGCAGGGCACCGCCCAACTGATCGTCACCCCTTACGTGAAAGGCTGATCCATGACTGCGCTTGCGTCTGATCGCAATACCATCCAGCTGGGCGGCGACACGCGCGTCGAGCCGTTGGCAGCTGCTGTCAAGGTCTGGGCTGGTTCGCTGCTGATGCGCAACGGTTCGGGGCACATCACCAAGGGTGCGGCGGCCACCGGCTGCATCGGTGTCGGAAGGTCCGAGGCGCTGGTGGACAATGGCGCGGGGGTCGCTGCCGCACGGTCGGTCGAATACCGGCGGGGCATCTTCGGCTTCGCCAACTCCGGCGCGACCGACCAGATCGGACAGGCGGATATCGGCAAACTCTGCTACATCGTCGATGACCAGACCGTCGCCAGGACCGATGGCACCGGCACCCGATCCCCGGCGGGGATCGTGGATGGCATCGAAGGCGACAGGGTATGGGTGCGCCTGGACGAAGCGATCACGCGCGGGGTCATCGGATGAGCGGGCTTGCTTCGGCGATTTGTGACCGCGCCCTTGCGCCGGGTGGCGGCGCGCCCGAATGGGTCCATCTGTTTCCCTCGGGCTTCATGACGGGCCGCGATGGCCGCCAATTCGATTTGGGCGATCCGCAGGCGCTGATACGGGAGTTCCGCTCGCGGGGGGTCGATCTTCCCATCGACTACGAGCATCAAAACGACCGGCCCGAGGCAAGTATCAGCGGCCCGGTTCCGGCGGCGGGCTGGATCAAAGACCTCAAGGCTGACGAAACCGGCCTCTGGGGCCGTGTCGAGTGGACCGCGACCGCGCGCGAGATGATCGGGCGGCGCGAATACCGCTATCTCAGCCCCTCCTTTCTGTTCGATCCCAAGACGCTGCGGATCGCGCGTCTCAAAGGCGCAGGGCTGGTGCATAGCCCGAACCTGCATCTCACCGCACTCGCCAGCGAGGAAACCACCATGCCCGATGCCGAAATGACCAGGCGCAGGGTCGCCGGTGCAGACCTATTGCAAAAGCTGGCCCTCGCCCTTGGCCTGCCGCCCGACAGCGATGCATCCGAGATCCTCGCTACGATCCTCGGGGCCAGCACCCCCGATGCCGAGACAGACAAGGCGACAGCGCGCGAGGCACCGGACCCCGCCCGCTTCGTGCCCATTGCGGCAGTCCAGGAATTGATGGCAGATCGCAATACCCGTATCGCCACCATGCGCGAAAGCGAAGCGCGCGCCAGCGTGAAGCTTGCGTTGCGGAACGGTCACATCACCCCGGCCATGCGGGGCTGGGCAACCGCTCTTTGCCAACAGGATCCCGAAAGCTTCGAGCGTTTCATCGCGACATCGCCCGCTCCCTATGCCCATCTGCACCGTCCTGTGCAGGTCGGGCAGATTGAAGGCGCTGCTCCGGCCGTCTCGCGGGAAGAAGCTTCAGTTTGTGCCCAGCTTGGGCTGAAACCCGGCTCGCTGCGGGGGTGAGCAAGTCGTGATTGTCCTGCGGCGGGGCAAGCGCCGAAGGACAGGGCGCGGTCCGGCGTGATGCACCGGGCCGCGCCGCCCATCGTCGCGGCACTCCGGCGCGCTTTGACACCGACTCTCCACTGCGGTCTTTTGTCTTGGAGCGTATCGAGACACTGAACTACGACCAGATTGTCGAAGCGGTCGCAGCCGCGTTCCCACCGGATCGCCGCATCTCGCGCTCAGGCCTCAGCCGGTGGTTTCGGGCCAGAACGCGCGGCGGGCCGACACCACAATCAGATAATATCAGCTGATCCTAGATGATCCCGCATCAAACCACGTGTCATCACCCTTACAAACCATGTGACACCACACAGCCGGCCCCTTCGCGCCTCCCTCCCCCCTCGTGGGGGAGGGAGGGGGAGGGGGGCCGCTGCCGCCACGCGGGCGCCGCTTACATCGCCGTCCAGCCGCCATCCACGCTGATCGTGGTGCCGGTGATCTGGGCCGCTGCATCGGAACACAGGAAGGCCGCCGTGCCGCCGATCTGTTCCACCGTGGCGAAATCGCCCGACGGCTGGCGCGACAGCATCACCTTCTTGATGACCTCCTCGCGGCTCATGCCGTGGACCTTCATCTGGTCGGGGATCTGCTTTTCCACGATGGGGGTCAGCACATAGCCCGGGCAGATCGCGTTGCAGGTGATGCCCTGCCCGGCGGTTTCCAGCGCGATGGTCTTGCTAAAGCCGACCACGCCATGCTTCGCCGCCACATAGGCCGATTTGAACGGCGAGGCGGTCAGCCCATGGGCCGAGGCCACGTTGATCACCCGGCCCCAGCCCCGCGCGCGCATGCCCGGCAACGCGGCTGCCGTGGTGTGGAACGCCGACGACAGGTTGATCGCGATGATCGCATCCCAGCGGTCTGCCGGAAATTCCTCGACCGGGGCGACGAACTGGATCCCTGCGTTGTTCACCAGAATGTCGCAGCCGCCCGCCTGCTCGATCAGGGCGCGGCATTCGTCGCCCCTGGACATGTCGGCCTTGATGTAGCGCACCGCGACGCCATGGTCGGCCGCCAGCCTTGCCGCCAGCGCATGATCCTCGGGCGTATCGGTGAAGGAATTGATCACCACATCCGCCCCGGCCTTTGCCAGTTCCACCGCGACGCCCAGCCCGATGCCGGAATTCGATCCGGTCACGATTGCGCGTTTACCCTTCAAGGCCATGGCCCCCTCCGTGATTTGTGCGTACGCAGCATAGGCAATGGATCGGGCATTGCCAGAGGGGCGGGTGCAGGGGCCAAAAAAAACGCCCGCGCAGGGCGGGCGTTGAGTGTTGAGGCAGGTTTCATACAGGCAAGAAACCTATCGAGCAGTGCCTTACATATACGCTGCAACCCGCCGGATTCCAACCCGAAAGTTTGCACGGCCGATCACGACCGCGTATCACGGGGTCCAACGAAACAAGGGCGAAGGGCATTGTTGCCAGAATGACAGGCTATTTTTTCCGACGCGCAATGGCAGGGCTGGCGATGGTTTCCGCTATCGCGCTGATTGAACCGGCCTGGGGCGATTCTGCGAATGGCGTCACCACCAGCCATGGTATGGCGATGCACGGATCCCCGGCCCTGTCCCCGGATTTTGTGTCCCTGCCCCAGGCCAATCCCGATGCGCCAAAGGGCGGCCGGATTGTCATGGGCGAGGTCGGAGGCTTTGATTCCCTCAATCCCTTCACCACCTTGGGCCGCGCGCCGGCCTGGGTTTCCGCCCTCACGGTCGAGACCCTGATGGGCCGCGCCTGGGACGAACCCTTTAGCGTCTATGGCCTGCTGGCCGAAAGTGTCACCACGAACGACTCACGAACTTTTGTCGAATTCACCCTGCGCGAGGGGGCCCGATTCGCCGATGGCAGCCCGGTTACGGTGGACGATGTGCTGTGGTCGTTCGATGCGCTGGCCGGGGCGCACCCGCGTTATGCCGCCGCCCATGCCAAGGTGGCCCGCGCCCATGCCACCGGCCCGCGCAGCGTGCGGTTCGATTTCACCGAGGCCGACCGCGAACTGCCGCTGATCCTGGGCCTGCGCCCGATCCTCAGCCGGCAGGACTGGCAGGGGCGCGACCTGAAGGCATCGGGCATGCAGCCGCCGCTGGGATCGGGGCCCTATGCGGTTGCGGCGGTGGACCCCGGCCGGTCGATCACCTTTCGCAAGCGGGCCGACTGGTGGGCCGCCGATCTGCCCCTGATGCGCGGCCTGCACAATTTCGACGAGGTGAAGGTGGAATATTTCGCCGATGGCTCGGTGATGTTCGAGGCGTTCAAGGCCGGCGAGATCATGGTGTTCCGCGAAGGCCAGGCCAGCCGCTGGGTCACCGGATATGACTTTGCCCGGGTGAAATCGGGCGAGGTGGTGAAATCGGAAATCCCCCATGGCCGGCCCGCCATGATGACCGGGCTGGCCATGAACAGCCGCCGCGCCATCTTTGCCGACTGGCGGGTGCGACAGGCGCTGATCGACAGTTTCAACTTCGAATTCATCAATGCCACGATCAATGGCGGCACCGAGCCGCGCGCGCGGTCGTGGTTCTGGAACTCGGACCTGGCGATGGGCGATGGCCCGGCAGACCCGGCGGTGCGCGCGCTGCTGGCGCCCTTTGCGGCCAGCCTGCCGCCCGACGCGCTGGACGATCTGGCGCTGCCGGTATCCGACGGGTCCGAGGCCAACCGCGCCGGCCTGCGCCGCGCCGCCCGCCTGCTGGAGGAGGCAGGCTGGACGGTGACCGCTGGCCGCCGGGTGAATGCGGCAGGCGAGCCGATGGCCTTTGAAATTCTCGTGCCGATCGGCGGGGCGGAAATGCGGGCGGTGGTGACGATCTGGGTTCGGGCGCTGGACCGGCTGGGCATCGCCGCGCGCCTGGTGGCGGTGGACGATGCCCAGATGACCGCCCGCCTGCGCGACTATGATTTCGACATCACCCCGATCACCCGCGCCAATTCGCTTAGCCCGGGCATCGAACAGCTGTTGTACTGGGGCCGGGGCGGCGTGACCCAGCCCGGCACCCGCAACATTGCCGGCGTCGACAGCCCGGCGGTCGAGGCGATGATCGCCACCCTGCTGGCCGCCCGCGACCCGGGCGATTTCCGCACCGCCGTACGCGCGCTGGATCGCGCCCTGATGGCCGGGCGCCATGTGATTCCCATGTGGTTCGCCGACCGATCCCGCCTGGCCCATGACCGCCGCCTGCACCATGCCACCGACCGCCAGCCAGTCTATGGCGATGCGGCAGGCTTTCTGCCCGACATCTGGTGGTGGCAGGCAGCCCCGTGACCCTGGCGCATCTGTGAGCGGAAAAAAGGGGGGCCCTGCCCCCCGTCCGGCTTTCAGCCGAACTCCCCCCGGGATATTTAGGTCAGAGCGAAACAGCATTCCGGGCGCACCGGAAGCGGATGAGGCAGAGCGATGAAACGGATCATCATGGGCGCGGCGCTGGCATTGGCACTGGCACTGGCAGGCTGCAACACGGTCGATGGCGTGGGCCGCGACATCTCGGGCGGCGCGCAGCGGGTTGGCACCTGGTTCTGAGCCCGGTTGACGCGCGGCGCGCCGCGCGCAAGGATTTGCCATGCGCCGCACCGACCGCCTGTTCGACCTGATCCAGATCCTGCGCGACGGGCGACTGCACCGTGCGTCGGAAATGGCCGACCGGCTGGGCGTATCCGTCCGCACCATCTGGCGCGACATGGCCACGCTGATGGCCAGCGGCATGCCCGTCGAAGGCGAGCGGGGCGTGGGGTATATCCTGCGCGCGCCCATCACCCTGCCGCCGATGATCCTGTCCGGCGACGAGATCGAGGCGCTGCGCGCCGGTGTCCGGCTGGTGGCCGAGGGGGCGGATCCGGCGCTGGCACGGGCGGCGCGCAGCCTGGCGGCCAAGATCGCCTCGGTCACCCCCGCCCCGCCCGAAGGCGACGACCTGTTCGATTTCACCGGGCAAGAGGCCGGCCGGGCGGCCGCGCTGCTACCCGCGATCCGCGCCGCCGTCGGCCAGCGGGAACGGCTGACGATCAGCTACATCGACCCCGAGGGGCGCGAAAGCCACCGCGACATCCGCCCGCTGGCGCTGGACATGGACGGCCGGGTCTGGACCCTGGCCGCCTGGTGCGAATTGCGCAGCGGCTTTCGCAGCTTCCGCATCGACCGCATCGTTGCCATGACCCCCACCGACGAGGCATTCCCCCGCGAACCGGGCCGCGAACTGGCGGACTATCGCGCGGAGATGGCGCGTGGCGCCTGACCCCCGCTTGCGCCGGCGCGCGCTTCCCGCCATGGTCGCGCCGGTTGCAGACGGGAGTTTCCGATGACCAGCACATTCATCACCGCCGGCCCCTTTGCCGGGCAAAAGCCCGGCACCTCGGGGCTGCGCAAGAAGACCGCGCAATTCCGCGCGCCGCATTATCTGGAATGCTTTGTCCAGGCGATCTTCGATGCGGTCGGCGCGCGGGGCAAGGTGCTGGTGCTGGGCGGCGATGGCCGGTTCTTCGGGCGCGAGGCGGCGGGCATCATCCTGCGGATGGCGGCGGCGAATGGCGTGGCGCGGGTGATCGTCGGGCGGGCTGGGTTGCTGTCGACGCCGGCCGCCTCGCATCTGATCCGGCTGAACGGCGCGGATGGCGGCATCGTGCTGTCGGCCAGCCACAACCCGGGTGGCGAGGATGGCGATTTCGGCGTGAAATACAACATCGCCAATGGCGGCCCGGCGCCCGAAAGCGTGACGGCCGCCATCCATGCCGCCAGCGAAACGCTGACCGGCTATCGCATGTCCGATCTGCCGGCGCCCGACCTGGATCTGATCGGCGACACCACGCTGGATGGCATGGCGGTGCAGATCGTCGACCCGGTGCTGGACTATGCCGAGCTGATGGAACGGCTGTTCGATTTCGACGCGATCCGCGCGATGATCGCCGGCGGCTTCACGCTGCAATTCGATGCGATGTGCGCGGTGACCGGGCCCTATGCGGTGGACATTCTGGAACGCCGGCTGGGCGCGGCGCCGGGATCGGTGGTCAATGCGGTGCCGCTACCGGATTTCGGCGGCATGCACCCCGATC encodes:
- a CDS encoding Mu-like prophage major head subunit gpT family protein, with translation MQVPSTAESETYGWIGQFPQLREWVGPRHLNNLSAHGFTIVNRTFESTVAVKRTNIEDDRLGIFKPMFAEMGTFARRHPEEMVSSLLKQGFATPGFDGASFFAADHIVKDADGGEDAVSNIQTGSGPAWFLLDTSRAIRPIIWQERFPYEFQELTRSDDPHVFMHDQYVYGVRARVNAGSGLWQLAFGSKATLDMTNYAAARAAMMDFRSDGGRILGVKPTVMVVPPELEGAALQILNATHSANGESNVWQGTAQLIVTPYVKG
- a CDS encoding phage protease; the protein is MSGLASAICDRALAPGGGAPEWVHLFPSGFMTGRDGRQFDLGDPQALIREFRSRGVDLPIDYEHQNDRPEASISGPVPAAGWIKDLKADETGLWGRVEWTATAREMIGRREYRYLSPSFLFDPKTLRIARLKGAGLVHSPNLHLTALASEETTMPDAEMTRRRVAGADLLQKLALALGLPPDSDASEILATILGASTPDAETDKATAREAPDPARFVPIAAVQELMADRNTRIATMRESEARASVKLALRNGHITPAMRGWATALCQQDPESFERFIATSPAPYAHLHRPVQVGQIEGAAPAVSREEASVCAQLGLKPGSLRG
- a CDS encoding 3-hydroxybutyrate dehydrogenase — encoded protein: MALKGKRAIVTGSNSGIGLGVAVELAKAGADVVINSFTDTPEDHALAARLAADHGVAVRYIKADMSRGDECRALIEQAGGCDILVNNAGIQFVAPVEEFPADRWDAIIAINLSSAFHTTAAALPGMRARGWGRVINVASAHGLTASPFKSAYVAAKHGVVGFSKTIALETAGQGITCNAICPGYVLTPIVEKQIPDQMKVHGMSREEVIKKVMLSRQPSGDFATVEQIGGTAAFLCSDAAAQITGTTISVDGGWTAM
- a CDS encoding extracellular solute-binding protein; the encoded protein is MTGYFFRRAMAGLAMVSAIALIEPAWGDSANGVTTSHGMAMHGSPALSPDFVSLPQANPDAPKGGRIVMGEVGGFDSLNPFTTLGRAPAWVSALTVETLMGRAWDEPFSVYGLLAESVTTNDSRTFVEFTLREGARFADGSPVTVDDVLWSFDALAGAHPRYAAAHAKVARAHATGPRSVRFDFTEADRELPLILGLRPILSRQDWQGRDLKASGMQPPLGSGPYAVAAVDPGRSITFRKRADWWAADLPLMRGLHNFDEVKVEYFADGSVMFEAFKAGEIMVFREGQASRWVTGYDFARVKSGEVVKSEIPHGRPAMMTGLAMNSRRAIFADWRVRQALIDSFNFEFINATINGGTEPRARSWFWNSDLAMGDGPADPAVRALLAPFAASLPPDALDDLALPVSDGSEANRAGLRRAARLLEEAGWTVTAGRRVNAAGEPMAFEILVPIGGAEMRAVVTIWVRALDRLGIAARLVAVDDAQMTARLRDYDFDITPITRANSLSPGIEQLLYWGRGGVTQPGTRNIAGVDSPAVEAMIATLLAARDPGDFRTAVRALDRALMAGRHVIPMWFADRSRLAHDRRLHHATDRQPVYGDAAGFLPDIWWWQAAP
- a CDS encoding entericidin, which codes for MKRIIMGAALALALALAGCNTVDGVGRDISGGAQRVGTWF
- a CDS encoding YafY family protein, whose amino-acid sequence is MRRTDRLFDLIQILRDGRLHRASEMADRLGVSVRTIWRDMATLMASGMPVEGERGVGYILRAPITLPPMILSGDEIEALRAGVRLVAEGADPALARAARSLAAKIASVTPAPPEGDDLFDFTGQEAGRAAALLPAIRAAVGQRERLTISYIDPEGRESHRDIRPLALDMDGRVWTLAAWCELRSGFRSFRIDRIVAMTPTDEAFPREPGRELADYRAEMARGA